One window of Sphingomonas sp. KC8 genomic DNA carries:
- a CDS encoding 2OG-Fe(II) oxygenase, with the protein MPLLTVRDIDGYLHFDTEECKTAGAALAADYAAAQPFPHAVIDDFIDAGLLRRVLAEFPSVDGRTHFDRAQERLKYQFHPNTIDSALIRNLLAELNSDAFIRFIEAISGIKGLIPDPYYSGGGLHEIHAGGHLSVHADFNIHGRMKVERRLNLLIYLNDDWPPEYGGNLELWDKGMTARQKAIAPLFGRAVLFNTALDSFHGHPEPLTCPRDRARRSIALYYYTAFPEGAASVPERTTTFQARPGTSDRVDWQVRRQHFVNDWVPHRLQPFTRKVMRRIGLG; encoded by the coding sequence ATGCCATTGCTTACCGTTCGCGACATCGATGGATATCTGCATTTCGACACGGAGGAGTGCAAAACCGCCGGCGCGGCCCTGGCGGCCGATTATGCCGCGGCACAGCCCTTCCCCCATGCGGTGATCGACGATTTCATCGATGCCGGCCTGCTGCGCCGCGTATTGGCGGAATTTCCCTCGGTCGACGGGCGCACGCATTTCGATCGCGCACAGGAACGGCTGAAATATCAATTCCATCCCAACACGATCGATAGCGCGCTGATCCGCAACCTGCTCGCCGAACTCAACAGCGATGCCTTCATCCGCTTCATCGAGGCGATTTCGGGGATCAAGGGCCTGATCCCTGACCCTTATTATTCGGGCGGCGGCCTGCACGAAATCCACGCCGGCGGGCATCTGTCGGTCCATGCCGATTTCAACATCCACGGCCGGATGAAGGTGGAACGGCGCCTCAACCTGCTGATCTATCTCAACGACGACTGGCCACCCGAATATGGCGGCAATCTCGAACTGTGGGATAAGGGGATGACCGCCCGGCAAAAGGCGATCGCGCCGTTATTCGGCCGTGCCGTGCTGTTCAACACCGCGCTCGACAGTTTCCACGGCCATCCCGAACCGCTCACCTGCCCACGCGATCGTGCCCGCCGTTCGATCGCGCTATATTATTACACCGCTTTCCCGGAAGGCGCGGCATCGGTGCCGGAACGCACCACCACCTTTCAGGCCCGTCCCGGCACATCCGATCGGGTCGACTGGCAGGTTCGCCGCCAGCATTTCGTCAACGATTGGGTGCCGCATCGCCTGCAGCCCTTCACTCGCAAGGTGATGCGGCGGATCGGCCTCGGATAA
- a CDS encoding DUF3617 domain-containing protein — protein MLLRPIVLVSLVLLAGCGKEDGAKKAAQESAATPAAVAETIKIKPGAWDATTELVSMEVDGVDPAMLKGNVGRKTEFKNCVTPEQAARPASDFFAHPDLKNGNCKSESFDMAGGKLSAVIVCQSGEGQAGPMRMELSGNYAPDSYDMTVTMNGKGGPNGATMKMVAHSSGKHVADTCAS, from the coding sequence ATGCTGTTACGTCCCATCGTTCTGGTTTCGCTCGTCCTGCTCGCCGGTTGCGGCAAGGAAGATGGCGCCAAGAAGGCTGCGCAGGAAAGCGCCGCGACACCGGCCGCCGTCGCCGAAACGATCAAGATCAAGCCGGGTGCCTGGGACGCGACGACCGAACTGGTGTCGATGGAAGTCGATGGCGTCGATCCCGCAATGCTCAAGGGCAATGTCGGCCGGAAGACCGAATTCAAGAATTGCGTCACGCCCGAACAAGCAGCCCGGCCGGCATCGGATTTCTTCGCGCATCCCGATCTGAAGAACGGCAATTGCAAATCCGAATCGTTCGACATGGCCGGCGGCAAACTATCCGCCGTGATCGTCTGCCAATCGGGCGAAGGGCAGGCCGGGCCGATGCGGATGGAGCTTTCGGGCAACTACGCCCCCGATTCCTATGACATGACAGTCACGATGAATGGCAAGGGCGGCCCGAACGGCGCAACGATGAAAATGGTGGCGCATTCCAGCGGCAAGCATGTCGCGGATACCTGCGCGAGTTGA
- the uvrB gene encoding excinuclease ABC subunit UvrB codes for MAIQIRTSLAEPETGENFVPHRPERPPKVEGGKPFKIVSDYQPAGDQPTAIAELVKQAQAGERDQVLLGVTGSGKTFTMAKVVEALQRPALVLAPNKILAAQLYGEFKSFFPDNAVEFFVSYYDYYQPEAYVPRTDTYIEKESSINEAIDRMRHSATRSLLERDDVLIVASVSCLYGIGSVETYSAMIFDLKKGQTVDQREIIRKLVALQYKRNDQAFTRGTFRVRGDTLELFPSHYEDSAWRITFFSDEIEAIVEFDPLTGKKAASLDYVRVYANSHYVTPGPTLKQASEAIRHELAERLKELVAEGKLIEAQRIEQRTNFDLEMIAATGSCAGIENYSRFLTGRLPGEPPPTLFEYLPENALLFVDESHQTIGQVNGMARGDHRRKITLAEYGFRLPSCIDNRPLRFNEWDAMRPQTVCVSATPGPWEMEQTGGVFVEQVIRPTGLIDPPVEVRPVEDQVDDLVRECRAVAASGYRALVTTLTKRMAEDLTEYLHEAGLKVRYMHSDVETLERIELIRDLRLGVYDVLVGINLLREGLDIPECGLVAILDADKEGFLRSETSLIQTIGRAARNADGRVILYADRITGSMERAMAETDRRREKQLAYNLEHGITPESVKRAVADIVGHLASKDQVTVDTGIDDRPHMVGHNLRSYIEELEGRMRKAAADLEFEEAGRLRDEIRKLEQQELGLPIEEHRAPVKAHSTQGRPGTRKTRFGKTQRKFGGR; via the coding sequence ATGGCAATCCAGATTCGCACCAGCCTCGCCGAACCGGAAACGGGAGAGAACTTCGTTCCGCATCGGCCCGAACGTCCGCCCAAGGTGGAGGGCGGAAAGCCGTTCAAAATTGTTTCGGACTATCAGCCGGCGGGCGACCAGCCGACCGCGATCGCCGAACTGGTGAAACAGGCGCAGGCGGGGGAACGCGATCAGGTGCTGCTGGGCGTCACCGGATCGGGCAAGACCTTCACCATGGCCAAAGTGGTCGAAGCATTGCAGCGGCCGGCGCTAGTGCTGGCCCCGAACAAGATTCTCGCGGCCCAATTATATGGCGAGTTCAAGAGCTTCTTTCCCGACAATGCGGTCGAATTTTTCGTCAGCTATTATGATTATTACCAGCCCGAAGCCTATGTGCCGCGCACCGACACGTACATAGAGAAAGAATCGTCGATCAACGAGGCGATCGACCGGATGCGCCATTCGGCCACCCGGTCGCTGCTCGAACGGGATGATGTGCTGATCGTCGCGTCGGTGTCCTGCCTTTATGGTATCGGATCGGTCGAAACCTATTCGGCGATGATCTTCGATCTGAAAAAGGGCCAGACGGTCGACCAGCGCGAAATCATCCGCAAGCTGGTGGCGCTGCAGTATAAGCGCAACGATCAGGCGTTCACACGCGGCACGTTCCGCGTGCGCGGCGATACGCTGGAACTTTTCCCGTCCCATTATGAAGATAGCGCCTGGCGGATCACGTTCTTCAGCGATGAAATCGAGGCAATCGTCGAGTTCGATCCGCTGACCGGCAAGAAGGCCGCGTCGCTCGATTATGTCCGCGTCTATGCCAACAGCCATTATGTGACGCCGGGGCCGACCCTGAAGCAGGCGAGCGAGGCGATCCGCCACGAACTGGCCGAGCGGCTGAAGGAACTGGTGGCCGAAGGCAAGCTGATCGAGGCGCAGCGGATCGAGCAGCGCACCAATTTCGACCTGGAGATGATCGCAGCGACGGGCAGCTGCGCCGGGATCGAAAATTACAGCCGCTTCCTGACCGGCCGGCTGCCGGGGGAACCGCCACCCACTTTGTTCGAATATCTGCCGGAAAACGCCCTGTTGTTCGTCGATGAAAGCCACCAGACGATCGGCCAAGTCAACGGCATGGCGCGGGGCGATCACCGCCGCAAGATCACCTTGGCCGAATATGGGTTCCGTCTGCCGAGCTGCATCGACAACAGGCCGCTGCGCTTCAACGAATGGGATGCGATGCGCCCGCAGACGGTGTGCGTGTCGGCGACGCCAGGGCCGTGGGAGATGGAGCAGACCGGCGGGGTCTTCGTCGAACAGGTGATTCGCCCGACCGGGCTGATCGATCCCCCGGTCGAGGTGCGCCCGGTGGAGGATCAGGTCGACGATCTGGTCCGCGAATGCCGGGCGGTGGCGGCCAGTGGCTATCGCGCGCTGGTGACGACCCTGACCAAGCGGATGGCCGAGGACCTGACCGAATATCTTCACGAAGCGGGGTTGAAGGTTCGGTACATGCATTCCGACGTCGAGACGCTGGAACGCATCGAGCTGATCCGCGATCTCCGGCTGGGTGTTTATGATGTGCTGGTGGGCATCAACCTGCTGCGCGAGGGCCTGGACATTCCTGAATGCGGGCTGGTGGCGATCCTCGATGCCGACAAGGAAGGTTTCCTGCGATCGGAAACGTCGCTGATCCAGACGATCGGCCGCGCCGCGCGCAACGCCGATGGCCGGGTGATCCTCTATGCCGACCGGATCACCGGATCGATGGAACGGGCGATGGCCGAAACCGATCGGCGCCGCGAAAAGCAGCTCGCCTACAATCTGGAACATGGCATCACGCCGGAAAGCGTGAAGCGCGCGGTGGCCGATATTGTCGGCCATCTGGCGTCGAAGGATCAGGTGACGGTCGACACCGGGATCGACGATCGCCCCCACATGGTGGGCCATAACCTGCGGAGCTATATCGAGGAACTGGAAGGCAGGATGCGCAAGGCCGCCGCCGACCTCGAATTTGAAGAGGCCGGGCGGCTGCGCGACGAGATTCGCAAGCTCGAACAGCAGGAACTGGGCCTGCCCATCGAGGAGCATCGCGCGCCGGTGAAGGCGCACTCGACGCAGGGCCGGCCGGGGACGCGCAAGACGCGATT